Sequence from the Janthinobacterium lividum genome:
ACGTCCGTCGGCGTGGTGCTGGCCGATACCACGGTGGGCGGCAAGCCCTTGAACCCAGCGCGCCGCGTGGGCACGGCGCTGGGCGACCGGCTCACGTGGGACAGCCACTGGCAGATGCTGCCCGGCCTCACGGCCGGCTATACCCTGAACGCCGTGCGGCGCCTGGACGACGTGCCGAAAGCGGCAGTACAGCGGGCCGGCTACGTGCTGCACGACATCCAGCTGCAATGGCAGCCGGCCGCGCTGCGCGCGCTGAGCCTGGCGCTGGCCGTGCGCAACCTGGGCGACAAGCGCTACACGAGCCACAGTTCGCTCGACGGCGGCGTCGGCAATATCCTGCCGGAGCCGGGACGCGACGTGCGCGTGAGCGCCAGTTACCACTTTTAAGCGACTCCACCATCCCACTCACCCATCCGTAAAGAGAAGAGAACCATGACCTATACCACCCAAGCGGGCGCGCGCTGCGGCCTGTACCTCGTCAGCGCCGGCATCGGCGACCCTGACAGCATCACCGTGAAGGCGCAGAAAACCCTGCGCGGCGTCGATATCGTGTTCGGCATCCCGCGCCTGCTGGAAGCGTTTGCCGACCTGCTTGACGGCAAGGAACTGCACAAGGCGGGCCACGGCCTGTTCAGCCCCCTGGCGCGGCGCGACACGCCGGAAGAGGAAGTCGACGCCATGGAAAAACAGACGCGCGACATCATCCACGCGGCGGCGGCGGCCGGCAAGACCGTCGCGGTACTCGACTATGGCGACGCCATGATCTTCGGGCCGCAATCGGGCTACCTGAGCGAGTTCAGCGAACTGAACCCGGTCGTCATCCCTGGCATCTCCTGCTTCAATGCGGCCAATGCGGCGCTGGCCCGCGATGTCACCGGAGGCAAGCACAGCCGTTCCGTGATCCTCGCCGCCTCGGCCGACACGCGCGACGACTACACGGGCAGCGACACCCTGGACAAGCTGGCCGCCACGGGTTCCACCCTGGTCTTCTTTACCATGCGCGCCGACCTGCCCTCACTGGTCGAACGCCTGGCGCGCCACCTGCCCGGCAACACGCCGCTCGCCATCGTCGCCCACGCGGGCGCCGACGCAAAACAGGCCGTGCTGCGCGCCACGCTGGCCACGGTGCTGGCCCGCACGGAGAACGAAAAGCCGCCGTTCGAACACCTGGTGTATGTAGGCGATTTCCTGGGCTAAGTAATCCTCAGGAAATTATTGTGAATTTATGACGAACAGAACCGGATGCTATGCAAGGCGCCCGCTGCGACGCAGTGCGAGCACTGCTAGCAGCGGGCAACGCCGCAGAGCGCCGGTTATGGAAGTCAGAAATCACAATAATTTATTGGGGGTTACTTAGGCCAGGCGCATCCAGGCCGCCGGCGCGGCGCCCTCCGTGCCGTCCTGCGGCCCGGGCAACGCCGCGCAGCGGCCATCTTCCAGCCGCACGATGCGGTCCGCCACGTGGCGGGCGACAGGCAGATTGTGCGTGATGAGCAGCAGGGCCAGGCCGCGCGCCTCCTGCACGTCGAGCAGCAGCCGCAGCACCTTCGCCTGCACCGAGGCATCGAGCGCGGCGGTCGGTTCATCGGCCACCAGCACGGCCGGATCGGCGATCAGCGCCCGCGCGATGGCCAGGCGCTGCAATTCCCCGCCGCTCAAGCTGCGCGCCTGGCGCTTCAGGAAGGCTTCTGTGGCCGGCAGGCGCACGTCGGCCAGCGCCCGCAGCGCCGCCGCACGGATCGCGTCCACGCTGACGCGATCCGCGATGGCGAGCGGCTCGGCCACCGCCTCGAATACGCTGAAGTGGCTGGCCACCGAGGCGCCCGCATGCTGCGGCACGTAGGCGATGCCCGCCGCCGCGCCCCCCTCTTCGCGCTCCGGCGTGGTCACTGTGCCCGCATCGGCCTGCTGCAAGCCGACGAGGATGCGCGCCAAAGTCGACTTGCCCGCGCCGGACGCGCCGACGATGACCACCGTTTCGCCCGACTGCACCTCCAGGTCGACGCCCGCCAGTACGGCTTGCCCGCCCAGGCGCTTGTGCACGCCGCGCGCGGACAGCACGGTGACGATGCCGCCGCGCAGGCAGGCCACGCCCGTGGCATCGAGCGCCGGCGCTTTCTCGCCGCAGCGGGCGATACGCTGGCTGCAGCGGCTGGCGAAGGCGCAGCCGCGCGCGCCCTCTTCATGGGTGCCGGCGATGCCCTGCAAGTCCTTGCCATTCTCGCGCGGCCAGGCGCGCAGCAGGCCGCGCGTGTAGGGATGGCGCGGCGCCGCCAGCACCGCTGCGGCCGGCCCCGTTTCCACGGCGCAGCCGCCGTACAGCACCAGCACGTCGCCATCGAGCGCGCGCGCCAGTTCCAGGTCGTGCGTCACCACCACCAGCTGGCGCTGCGCCGCTTCGGCGCGCAGGCGCCCGAGCACCAGCGCGCTGGCGGCGGGATCGAGCGCGGACGTCGGCTCGTCCAGCACCAGCAGTGCCGGGTCAGGCGCCAGCGCCGCCGCCAGCAGGACGCGCTGCAGCTGGCCGCCGCTGCATTGGGCCGGATAGCGCCGGTGCAGGTTTTCGGCCAGGCCCAGCGAAACCAGCAGGGCACCGGCCGCCAGTTCGGCTGGCCCCCGCCGCATGCCCAGATGCCGCCGCAAAGGCGCCGCCACCTGCGCCAGCAAGGTGTGCTGGGGATTGAGGGCGTCGTGCACGTCTTGCGGCACCAGGCCAGCCTGGCGGCCGCGCCAGCGCCGCAGCGCCGCTTCGTCCGCATCCACCAGTTGCATGCCGCCGGCGCGCAAGCTGCCGCTGCCGCGCCCCGGCGCCATGCCGAGCAAGGCGCGCGCCAGCGTGCTCTTGCCGGCGCCCGATTCGCCGATGATCACCAGCGGCACGCCGGGGCGCGCCTGAAAATGCAGCTGGCGCAGCAGCTGGCGGCCATCCGCCTCGATGCAGAAAGCGGCCGCCGCTAGCATCGCGCGCGCTCGTCGAGGCCCTGGCCCAGCAGCGCCAGCGCAATCAGCAGCATGGCCAGGCACAGCCAGGCCGCCAGTATCCAGGCGCGCGCATCCGGGTGGGCAAGATAGGGCATGGTTTCATTGAGCATGCCGCCCCAGGTCGGGGTACGCGGATCGGCCAGCCCGAGGAAGGCCAGGCCCGCGTAGTGAAACACGGCGCGGCGCACCAGGGCCACGGCTTGCACGGCCAGCAATCCCGCCATGGCCGGCCACACATGGCGGCGCAGCAGGTAGATGCCCGACGCCGCCGCCAGGCGTGCCGCGTCCAGGCTCTCCTGGCGCCACACCTGGCGCAGGCGCAGCCGCAGCGCGCGAAATTCGACATCCCAGCCGAATGCCGCCAGCATCGCCACCAGGGCCGCCACGCCCGGCTGCATGGCCGAGGCGATGACGATGAAAACCAGAGTCGATGGCAAGGCGCTGAACAGGTCGGCCAGCCGCAGCACCAGCATATCGGCCGCCGGCCAGGCCAGCCCGCACAGCGCCAGCAGCACGGCCAGCGCGATGCTGGCGGCGCTCACGGCCACGCCGATGCCCAGGGTCGGCAGCGCGGCGACGGCCAGGCGGCGCAGCACGTCGCGTCCCAGGTCATCGGTGCCCAGCCAGTGCAGGGCGCCGGGCGGCGCCAGCACGGCATCCATGGCGCCGCCGGACGCCGGCTGCAGCCAGCTGGCGCCGGCCAGCATCAGGGCCAGCACCAGCAGCAGCCCGGTCCCCGCGCGCACGGACGCGTTCATGGCGCGCGCTGCGCGCGCCGCGCCAGGCGGGCGGCCAGTGCATCGGCCAGCAAGTTCATGGCGAACAGCAGCAGCCCCGTCGCCAGCAGGGCGCCGCGCACCAGCGGGTAGTCGTGCTTGACGATGGCGTCCGTCAGCACCAGGTTGATGCCGGGATAGGCAAAGACGGTTTCCGCGTACACGGCGCCCGACACCAGGCGCGCGGCCACGCCGCCCAGGCGCGACAGCACGACGGCAAGCACGTTGGGCGCCAGGTGGCGGTAGCGCAAGGCGAACGGCCCCACGCCCTGCGCGCGGGCCAGGTCCATGAAGGTACGCTGCCGTACGCTGACGGCCGTGGCGCGCGCGCTGAGGAATACGCCGGCGGCCGCTGGCAGCGCCATGGCGCACACGGGCAGCACCAGGTGCTGCGCGCGCTCCAGCCATGCTGCCGCACCCGTCTGCATGGAAAACGGCGCCATGGCGCCATTGCTGGGAAGCCATTGCAAACCATAGGCGAACAGCATGACCAGGCCCATCGCCAGGGCGAAAGGCGGGATGCTGTCGAGTGCCAGGGTGGCGGCCGTCAGCACGCGGTCCGGCGCCCTGCCCTGCGCGAACGCGGCCTCGATGCCCAGCACCACGCCCAGCAGCAGGGCCAGCGCCAGCGCGCAAGCCACCAGCAGCAGGGTCCATGGCAGGTGCTGCGCCAGCAAGTGCGCCACCGGCATGCCGTGGCGCACCGAATAGCCGAGATCGAGGCGCAGCAGCTGCGCCAGGTGTTCCAGGTACAGCTGCCACAGCGGCTGGCCGCCGCCCAGGCCATGGCGCGCCAGCAGGGCACCGCGTTCGGCCGCATCGAGTTCGATCAGCGCATCCTGCCCCAGGATGGCCGTGACGGGGTCGCCAGGCATGAGCAGCGGCAGCGCGAAGTCGAGGCTGACGAGCGCCAGCAAGGCCAGCGCATAGCCCGCGGCGCGCCGGCCCGGGAACGTAGAAGCGCTCAGCGTCGGCTCCCGTCTACTGCACGAACATCAGTTTGTTCAGCGGCAGCGAGATGCCGACGGCGATGCCGCCCGGCGTGAACCACGGCCGCAGGCGCGCATTGGCCGCCGTGATCCACTGCGGCGAATACAGGAAAAACGCCGGCAGCTCCTCGGCATAGATGGCCTGGGCGCGGTCGAGCAGCGCGCGCCGTTTGGCCACATCGACGGTGCCGACCTGCTGCTGCAGCAGCTCGAGCAGATCGGCGCGGCGGAAGGCATCGCTGAAGGCGCCGTTGCCCGCCGTTTGCCGCAGCATGCTTTCCGGGTCCCCATTGCTGCCCTGGCTGACGAGAGCCAGGTCGAAATCGGCCGCGACCATGCGCGCGCCCAGGATACCGCCATCCATGATGCGCACATTGACTTCCATGCCCAGCTTTTCCAGCTGGCCAGCCAGCTGGCTGGCGGGCCGCGCCAGGCTGCGCGTCGCCGCCAGTTCAAGCACCCACGGCTTGCCGCCGCTGTCGCGCAGGCGACCGTCCGGCGCGGCGCGGTAGCCCAGCTCCGCCAGCATGCGGCGCGCTGCCACCGGATCGTAGGCATACGCATCGAACGGCGCCCCGCTCTGCCAGATGCTGCCCCGCACGAAGCGTCCGGCGGACACCTCGCCCTGCCCGTTCTCGACCACCCGCAGCAGTTCCTGCCGGTCGATGCCGCGCGCGATGGCCTGGCGCAGGCGCTTGTCGGCAAACGGCGGGAGCGCATGATTGAAGCGCAGCCGCACCGGATGGCCGGAAGGCGCGCTGACCACGGTGGCAAAGCGCGTCACTTCGGCAGCCAGGGGCGCCGGCAGGCTGCGGATCATGTCCACCTGGCCCCGCTTGAGCGCGCCCACGGCAAGCGAAGGCTGCATGCGCAGGAACAGCAGGCTGCGCACCCTGGGCGGGCCCAGGTAGTACTCTTCGTTCGCGGTGAAAAGATAGCGGCCCGCCGCCTTGTCATACGCACCCAGGCGATAGGGGCCGCTACCGACGATGTCGGCCTGTTTCACGTGCTGGGGGTCGTCCAGGCGCGCGTACACATGCTGCGGCAGGATGGGCACCGAACCGGCCAGCTGCGCCACGAACGGCGCATATACGCGCTTCAGGCGCACGCGCACACGCCCCTTGCCCAGGTCGTCCACGCCGTCGATGGCCCCCAGGTCGAACAGGGGATGCGGGTGCTGGCGCAAATACGCAAAAGTAAACACCACGTCCGCCGCCGTGACGCTCTTGCCGTCATGCCAACGCGCATCGGGGCGCAAGGTGAAATCGATGGTGCGGTGGTCGGCGCTTTCCCGCCACGCGCTGGCCAGCCCCGGCACCAGCTTGCCGCTGGCATCGCGCCACACGAGGGTGTCGAAAATCAGGCTCGTCAGCGTATAGCCCATGCCGCCGCTGGCATGGGTGTAGGGAGTCGGCAAGCCGAAGTCGCCCTGTTCATCGGCAATGGTACAGCGCTCGATGCGCGGTGCCGGCGACGGCTGCTGCGTACTGGCGCTGGCGCCGGCACACGCCAGCCAGCCGGCAAGGAGAAGGGGAAAAAGCAAGCGAAGACGGGGCACCAGCGTTCCTGACGATCAGAAGAGAGGCAAACCCCGGCCGCCATGGGCCGGGCAAGTGTGCTGCGTAGAATGGATTCCCAACTAAATGAGAATTATTTACAGCTGCATATCTTATGGTTGCCGCGCTGGCCAGGCAAATTGTCTTTCCGGAGGGCTGGTATCTGAAAAACTGAGGGCCGGGGGCAGGCTCCCCTCGCCCAGGCGCCGGACCTGTCAAGGCGCCACAGCTGGCGCTGTCCCGGCGCCATGCCGCTTACTCGCCCTGCTCCGGCGCGCGGCCGATCTCGCCGTCGATATTGGCCAGGAACCAGGCCAGCGACGACATCAGCGCCACGTTGCGTTTCAGGTTATTCGGGTCGACCTTGTCCAGGGTGTCGGCCGGCGTATGGTGGTAGTGGAAGTAACTGTGGCTGTCGACCAGCGGCTCGAAGCTGGGCACGCCTCCCGTTTCCAGACGGTGCAAATCGCCCGTGCCCAGCGCATCGCGGCGCGTGAACGCGTGTGCGCCCATCGGCTGCAGGGCGGCCAGCAAAGGCGTGAACAGTTTTTCAGCCTTCGGTCCCACGCTGGCCTTGATGCCGAACGGGCGGCCGGCGCCGCTATCCATCTCGATGGCCGCATATTGCTTGCCGAGCGCCTGCTTGTGGGCCTCGAAGTAAGCCTGGCCGCCGCGGCCGCCGTTTTCCTCGTTCATCCAGGCGATCACGCGGATGGTGCGGCGCGGACGGTAGTCGAGCTTTTTCAGGGTTTCCACCACGCCCATGGCCGCCACCACGCCGGCGCCGTCGTCGTGCGCGCCCGTCGCCAGGTCCCAGGAGTCGAGGTGACCCGAGACCACCACCACTTCGTCGGCCTTGTCCGTGCCCGGCCAGTCGGCGATGACGTTGTAGCTATCGGCTTCCGGCAGGTTTTGCGGCGTCAGGGTCAGGTGCATTTTCATCGGGCCGCGCGCGGCCAGGCGGCCGATCAGCAGGGCGTCTTCCACGGTGACGGCGGCGGCGGGAATGCGTTTATTGTCGTCCAGGCCCGTGGCGCCCGCATGCGGGATGCGGAAATCGGCGCCGCCCACCGAGCGCACCAGCGCGGCCGCCGCGCCCAGGTCGGCCGCCGCCTTCGGTCCGAGGAAGCGCGAGCGCGAACCCTGGCCGTAGGTGACGCCGGCCAGCCCCCGCTCGGCCATCTCCTGGTCGAACGGCGTGTCGATCAGCACGATGGCGCCCTTCACTTCCGCCGCGCGCGCCTTGAGTTCTTCCAGGCTCTTGACGATGATCAGGGGCGCCGTCAGGCCCGCGGCCGCAGTGGCGCCGGAGCCGCCCAGTGCCGTGAGCACCACGCGCTGCGACACGCCTTGCGGACGGCCCGCATAGTCGACGATTTCCGCC
This genomic interval carries:
- a CDS encoding SAM-dependent methyltransferase, whose protein sequence is MTYTTQAGARCGLYLVSAGIGDPDSITVKAQKTLRGVDIVFGIPRLLEAFADLLDGKELHKAGHGLFSPLARRDTPEEEVDAMEKQTRDIIHAAAAAGKTVAVLDYGDAMIFGPQSGYLSEFSELNPVVIPGISCFNAANAALARDVTGGKHSRSVILAASADTRDDYTGSDTLDKLAATGSTLVFFTMRADLPSLVERLARHLPGNTPLAIVAHAGADAKQAVLRATLATVLARTENEKPPFEHLVYVGDFLG
- a CDS encoding ABC transporter ATP-binding protein, translating into MLAAAAFCIEADGRQLLRQLHFQARPGVPLVIIGESGAGKSTLARALLGMAPGRGSGSLRAGGMQLVDADEAALRRWRGRQAGLVPQDVHDALNPQHTLLAQVAAPLRRHLGMRRGPAELAAGALLVSLGLAENLHRRYPAQCSGGQLQRVLLAAALAPDPALLVLDEPTSALDPAASALVLGRLRAEAAQRQLVVVTHDLELARALDGDVLVLYGGCAVETGPAAAVLAAPRHPYTRGLLRAWPRENGKDLQGIAGTHEEGARGCAFASRCSQRIARCGEKAPALDATGVACLRGGIVTVLSARGVHKRLGGQAVLAGVDLEVQSGETVVIVGASGAGKSTLARILVGLQQADAGTVTTPEREEGGAAAGIAYVPQHAGASVASHFSVFEAVAEPLAIADRVSVDAIRAAALRALADVRLPATEAFLKRQARSLSGGELQRLAIARALIADPAVLVADEPTAALDASVQAKVLRLLLDVQEARGLALLLITHNLPVARHVADRIVRLEDGRCAALPGPQDGTEGAAPAAWMRLA
- a CDS encoding ABC transporter permease, with protein sequence MNASVRAGTGLLLVLALMLAGASWLQPASGGAMDAVLAPPGALHWLGTDDLGRDVLRRLAVAALPTLGIGVAVSAASIALAVLLALCGLAWPAADMLVLRLADLFSALPSTLVFIVIASAMQPGVAALVAMLAAFGWDVEFRALRLRLRQVWRQESLDAARLAAASGIYLLRRHVWPAMAGLLAVQAVALVRRAVFHYAGLAFLGLADPRTPTWGGMLNETMPYLAHPDARAWILAAWLCLAMLLIALALLGQGLDERARC
- a CDS encoding ABC transporter permease translates to MLALVSLDFALPLLMPGDPVTAILGQDALIELDAAERGALLARHGLGGGQPLWQLYLEHLAQLLRLDLGYSVRHGMPVAHLLAQHLPWTLLLVACALALALLLGVVLGIEAAFAQGRAPDRVLTAATLALDSIPPFALAMGLVMLFAYGLQWLPSNGAMAPFSMQTGAAAWLERAQHLVLPVCAMALPAAAGVFLSARATAVSVRQRTFMDLARAQGVGPFALRYRHLAPNVLAVVLSRLGGVAARLVSGAVYAETVFAYPGINLVLTDAIVKHDYPLVRGALLATGLLLFAMNLLADALAARLARRAQRAP
- a CDS encoding ABC transporter substrate-binding protein translates to MPRLRLLFPLLLAGWLACAGASASTQQPSPAPRIERCTIADEQGDFGLPTPYTHASGGMGYTLTSLIFDTLVWRDASGKLVPGLASAWRESADHRTIDFTLRPDARWHDGKSVTAADVVFTFAYLRQHPHPLFDLGAIDGVDDLGKGRVRVRLKRVYAPFVAQLAGSVPILPQHVYARLDDPQHVKQADIVGSGPYRLGAYDKAAGRYLFTANEEYYLGPPRVRSLLFLRMQPSLAVGALKRGQVDMIRSLPAPLAAEVTRFATVVSAPSGHPVRLRFNHALPPFADKRLRQAIARGIDRQELLRVVENGQGEVSAGRFVRGSIWQSGAPFDAYAYDPVAARRMLAELGYRAAPDGRLRDSGGKPWVLELAATRSLARPASQLAGQLEKLGMEVNVRIMDGGILGARMVAADFDLALVSQGSNGDPESMLRQTAGNGAFSDAFRRADLLELLQQQVGTVDVAKRRALLDRAQAIYAEELPAFFLYSPQWITAANARLRPWFTPGGIAVGISLPLNKLMFVQ
- a CDS encoding M20/M25/M40 family metallo-hydrolase, coding for MHSIPTGAPLRRSAVSLALGCIVSAGAFAAAPGNTPQALAQVRDTALQSDWAYARLADMTDLIGPRLSGSAGAAAAVQQVADTMRQLGAKVTLQPVKVPHWVRGVETAEIVDYAGRPQGVSQRVVLTALGGSGATAAAGLTAPLIIVKSLEELKARAAEVKGAIVLIDTPFDQEMAERGLAGVTYGQGSRSRFLGPKAAADLGAAAALVRSVGGADFRIPHAGATGLDDNKRIPAAAVTVEDALLIGRLAARGPMKMHLTLTPQNLPEADSYNVIADWPGTDKADEVVVVSGHLDSWDLATGAHDDGAGVVAAMGVVETLKKLDYRPRRTIRVIAWMNEENGGRGGQAYFEAHKQALGKQYAAIEMDSGAGRPFGIKASVGPKAEKLFTPLLAALQPMGAHAFTRRDALGTGDLHRLETGGVPSFEPLVDSHSYFHYHHTPADTLDKVDPNNLKRNVALMSSLAWFLANIDGEIGRAPEQGE